A single Ignavibacteriales bacterium DNA region contains:
- a CDS encoding ATP-binding protein, producing MVKRTKLRALLGWKDRLGRKPLILRGARQVGKTTLVNMFAEEFDHYLYLNLERPEDRNLFPENTPFEQVVRGIFLAKSKPLNAPSTLLFIDEIQNSAVAINLLRYFYEEMPQLHVIAAGSVLESLLNFNESFPVGRVEYEYLHPFTFEEFLLARGQTGLVEALDIYPFPAGLATRMLTEYSAYALVGGMPEAVSEYARTGDIYTVSRVYESLLSSYLDDAGKYASHQNQAALLRHVITSAFLEAGKRITYEGFGKSQYKSREVKEALQILEKAMLIRLLHPSSSVMPPIAENKGRAPKLQVLDTGLLNYFAGIQKEFALQKNLEEVYAGRVAEHLTGQELIAASSSRFHQPAFWMREKSQSSAEIDYIYQHDDLIIPVEVKSGKSGRLRSLHLFLDMCPHPFAVRVYSGELSTEEPVTQSGKRYKLLNLPFYLLPRLKTYVARMVSGG from the coding sequence ATGGTCAAAAGAACGAAGCTTAGAGCGCTTTTGGGGTGGAAGGACCGCCTTGGCAGGAAACCGCTCATTCTGAGGGGTGCCCGGCAGGTGGGTAAGACAACTCTGGTCAATATGTTCGCGGAGGAGTTTGACCACTATCTCTATCTCAATCTTGAGCGCCCGGAGGATAGAAACCTTTTCCCGGAAAATACTCCATTTGAGCAGGTAGTAAGGGGTATTTTTCTGGCGAAATCAAAACCGTTGAATGCACCCTCCACGCTTCTGTTTATTGATGAAATACAGAACTCAGCAGTTGCAATAAATCTGCTGCGCTATTTTTATGAGGAGATGCCTCAGCTTCATGTAATTGCTGCAGGTTCGGTGCTGGAGTCCCTGCTGAATTTTAACGAGAGTTTTCCGGTGGGCAGGGTTGAGTATGAATATCTGCATCCGTTCACATTCGAGGAGTTTCTGCTGGCAAGAGGCCAGACTGGTCTTGTTGAGGCACTGGATATATATCCTTTCCCCGCGGGGCTTGCAACAAGAATGCTGACTGAGTATTCCGCTTATGCACTCGTCGGGGGAATGCCCGAAGCAGTCAGTGAGTATGCCCGTACAGGTGATATTTACACTGTATCACGTGTCTATGAATCGCTTCTAAGTTCATATCTTGATGATGCCGGTAAATATGCATCTCATCAGAATCAGGCAGCACTGCTCAGACATGTTATCACATCTGCATTTTTAGAAGCGGGTAAGCGGATAACTTATGAGGGTTTTGGAAAGTCGCAATACAAATCACGCGAAGTGAAAGAAGCCCTGCAAATACTTGAAAAAGCAATGCTGATCCGCCTACTGCATCCTTCCAGTTCAGTAATGCCTCCGATTGCTGAAAACAAAGGGAGGGCGCCAAAACTGCAGGTGCTTGATACAGGTCTGCTGAACTATTTTGCCGGTATCCAGAAAGAGTTCGCTCTGCAGAAAAATCTTGAAGAAGTGTATGCGGGGCGGGTTGCCGAACATCTGACCGGGCAGGAACTGATCGCGGCAAGCAGTTCCCGGTTTCATCAGCCCGCATTCTGGATGCGGGAAAAATCGCAGTCTTCCGCCGAAATAGATTATATATATCAGCATGATGATCTGATAATTCCCGTAGAGGTAAAATCGGGCAAATCAGGCCGTCTGAGATCACTGCATCTGTTTTTGGATATGTGTCCGCACCCGTTTGCAGTCAGAGTTTACTCAGGGGAGCTTTCGACGGAGGAGCCGGTAACCCAGTCTGGCAAAAGGTACAAATTGCTGAATTTACCATTTTACCTGCTTCCGCGGCTGAAAACCTATGTCGCCCGAATGGTCTCCGGTGGTTAG
- a CDS encoding type II toxin-antitoxin system HigB family toxin — translation MRIISKNTLQSYWEVHANTEQPLKSWYDEVKDCLWNTPGDIHDLFPKASIIDNKRVVFDIKGNSYRLVVDIEYKFKTVFVIWIGTHAEYSKVNIKELRYVKTHKN, via the coding sequence ATGAGAATAATTTCGAAAAATACTCTACAGTCCTATTGGGAGGTGCACGCTAATACAGAGCAGCCTCTCAAAAGCTGGTACGATGAAGTTAAGGACTGTTTATGGAATACTCCCGGTGATATTCATGATTTATTTCCAAAAGCTTCAATAATTGATAATAAGAGAGTCGTTTTTGATATCAAAGGAAACAGCTACAGATTAGTTGTTGATATCGAATATAAATTTAAAACCGTTTTCGTCATTTGGATTGGCACCCATGCCGAATACAGCAAAGTAAACATCAAGGAATTACGCTATGTTAAAACCCATAAAAACTAG
- a CDS encoding helix-turn-helix domain-containing protein: MLKPIKTSEEYENALARVYELIQLDLKEDSDEFIEYQTLVLFIEAYEEERYKFAPPHPIEAIKFRMDQMNVSPKQLELILGSRSRVSEILNGKRKLSLSMIRRLNKKLHIPAGVLINEY; the protein is encoded by the coding sequence ATGTTAAAACCCATAAAAACTAGTGAAGAATACGAAAATGCACTTGCAAGAGTGTATGAGCTGATACAGCTTGATCTGAAAGAAGACAGTGATGAGTTTATTGAATATCAGACTCTTGTACTTTTTATTGAAGCATATGAGGAAGAGCGTTATAAATTTGCGCCTCCACATCCCATTGAAGCTATTAAGTTCCGAATGGATCAGATGAACGTTTCACCAAAACAGCTTGAGCTTATTTTGGGATCCCGCAGCCGTGTCTCTGAAATATTAAATGGGAAAAGAAAACTAAGTCTCTCAATGATTCGTCGTCTTAATAAAAAACTCCATATTCCGGCTGGAGTGTTGATAAACGAATATTAA
- a CDS encoding DinB family protein, translating to MKSTEELLAELQDSTEKIIAAISAVPDEKLNIKPAPEKWSAGECAEHIVLTELLINRLFRGNGVAAERRPDEKVSDMAEKFGDAEKKLSAFGPIIPSASEKSKEELLKRFSSNRNMLAEYIKTKDMSELITSFKHGLFGEMTRYEWAQFIIHHSERHRKQMLRAVE from the coding sequence ATGAAATCAACGGAAGAACTGCTTGCGGAGCTGCAGGACTCAACTGAAAAGATAATTGCTGCGATCAGCGCAGTGCCGGATGAGAAGCTGAACATCAAACCCGCGCCGGAAAAGTGGTCGGCGGGGGAGTGTGCTGAACACATCGTTCTGACGGAGCTGCTTATCAACCGGCTCTTCAGGGGAAACGGTGTTGCCGCGGAGCGCAGACCGGATGAAAAGGTGAGTGATATGGCGGAAAAGTTTGGTGATGCTGAAAAGAAGCTGAGCGCGTTTGGACCAATTATTCCTTCGGCTTCTGAAAAATCAAAAGAAGAGCTGCTCAAAAGATTTTCGTCCAACCGAAATATGCTGGCTGAGTATATAAAGACAAAAGACATGAGCGAGCTGATAACATCATTTAAGCATGGTCTGTTCGGCGAAATGACGCGGTATGAGTGGGCACAATTTATCATCCATCACTCAGAGCGGCACAGGAAACAGATGCTCAGGGCTGTGGAGTGA
- a CDS encoding ABC-F family ATP-binding cassette domain-containing protein, which yields MLQINNITFSYPGEKPLLQNVTFSAGPGLTCITGKNGSGKSTLFGLITGRLQPQSGSIYCTEEPWLLPQSISMYQSKTIGQITGLNYHPEVEDGYYSDKAEPEDFIREFDNVSYQPQYEKILKNANIRPRHHSEQCTTLSNGEVMRLLIASIAAQGTKILLLDEPTNHLDKSAKKQLLDTIYKTRKTFLVITHDRFLLDAAKQIIEIEDGSCTVYTGNYDLYKSVKHHQQEALIREFENTGSELRKLVKNSAEALERQAKGNKKGKHAAQKSSVPRIMRNKMKQSGEETLASLHKKFEEKISARQEKLHQLKEQISAPVYIKPDIGTASSGTASVIASATEVNFSYAGTPLWKKPVTFVLRKHERLHLQGSNGSGKTTLIRLFLGELTPLEGEIHFSAKRVFYLDQTTSMINDEETLLDNLKRASEFKRAEHELRIIAGRMKFYGELVFRQAETLSGGEKMRLALAMLISSAQQPDLLILDEPMNNLDLATQEILADVVRQYQGAVLCITHDTFFPEAAGLKETLDLDKHI from the coding sequence ATGCTCCAGATAAACAATATAACATTTTCATATCCCGGTGAAAAACCTCTGCTGCAAAATGTAACGTTTTCAGCAGGGCCGGGACTCACCTGCATTACCGGCAAAAACGGCTCCGGCAAATCCACCCTCTTCGGGCTGATTACAGGCCGGCTTCAGCCGCAGTCCGGCAGCATATACTGCACTGAAGAACCCTGGCTTTTGCCGCAATCTATTAGTATGTACCAATCAAAGACAATCGGACAGATAACCGGTCTGAATTATCACCCTGAAGTTGAGGATGGGTATTATTCAGACAAAGCAGAACCGGAAGACTTTATTCGTGAATTTGATAACGTAAGCTATCAGCCGCAATATGAGAAAATCTTAAAGAACGCAAATATCAGACCGCGTCATCACAGCGAACAGTGCACAACACTGAGCAATGGAGAAGTCATGCGGCTGCTCATTGCCAGTATTGCGGCACAGGGAACCAAAATTCTGCTGCTGGATGAGCCCACCAATCATCTTGACAAGTCCGCCAAAAAGCAGCTTCTGGATACGATATATAAGACGCGCAAGACTTTTCTCGTAATTACGCACGACCGGTTTCTGCTTGACGCGGCAAAACAGATCATTGAGATAGAAGACGGCTCATGCACTGTTTACACCGGCAATTATGATCTTTATAAGTCGGTTAAACACCATCAGCAGGAAGCACTCATCCGTGAATTCGAAAATACCGGCTCAGAACTGAGGAAACTGGTAAAAAATTCAGCGGAAGCGCTCGAACGCCAGGCCAAAGGGAATAAAAAAGGGAAACATGCAGCGCAAAAAAGCAGCGTTCCTCGCATCATGCGGAACAAGATGAAACAGAGCGGTGAAGAGACCCTTGCTTCCTTACATAAAAAATTTGAGGAAAAAATTTCCGCCAGGCAGGAAAAACTTCATCAGCTGAAAGAACAGATAAGCGCTCCCGTATATATCAAGCCGGATATCGGCACGGCTTCATCAGGCACAGCTTCGGTAATCGCATCTGCCACAGAGGTCAATTTTTCTTACGCCGGCACTCCTCTCTGGAAGAAACCGGTAACCTTTGTGCTTCGCAAACACGAGCGGCTTCACCTGCAGGGCTCCAACGGCTCCGGAAAAACCACGCTGATACGATTATTCCTCGGAGAACTGACCCCGTTAGAAGGAGAGATACATTTTTCGGCTAAAAGGGTATTCTATCTTGATCAGACCACCAGTATGATTAACGATGAAGAAACTCTGCTGGATAATCTAAAGCGCGCATCAGAATTTAAGCGGGCTGAACATGAACTGCGCATCATTGCCGGAAGGATGAAATTTTACGGGGAACTGGTTTTCCGGCAGGCAGAGACATTAAGCGGAGGAGAGAAAATGCGCCTGGCGCTTGCAATGCTCATCTCCTCAGCACAGCAGCCCGACCTGCTTATTCTTGATGAGCCGATGAATAATCTTGATCTTGCAACACAGGAAATCCTTGCAGATGTTGTCAGACAATATCAGGGTGCAGTGCTTTGCATTACCCATGATACATTCTTTCCCGAAGCTGCCGGACTTAAAGAAACTCTCGATCTGGACAAACATATCTAA